The window GCTGCTGGCCGAGCTGCGCCGCCGCCTCGACGAGGTCGACGACCCGTACCACGCGGCGCTGACCGCCGCGTCCGCCATGAACCGCCCGGTGGTGCCCGGGAAGGTCGAAGCCAGCGTGACGCTCGTGCCCGCGCGCGACAACCACGCCGAGCCGCTGCGCGCCGCGATGGCCGAGCTGCTCAACCACTCCATCGGCTTCGGCCGCGAACGGGCCCGCGAGTACTTCTACGCGATCATCCTGCGCCAGCTGACGCCGGACGAGGCACGCATCCTGTCCGCGCTGTCGGACGGCTCGCCGTTCCCCGCGGTCGACGTCGTCGAGCGCACCGGCCTCGGCGGCGCGGGCCGGGTCGCGCTGCGCAACGCCTCGACCGTCGGCAAGGCGGCCGGGGTGTCGCTGCCCGACCAGGTGCCCGGCTACGTCACGCGGCTGATCGGGCTGGGCCTGGTCGACCTCGACGAAGAGGTGCCGTCGCTGGAGACGCAGTACGAGATCCTGCTGACCGACGAAACCGTGCGCGACGCGGAGAAGCACGTCAAACGCGCGAAGTACGTCCGGCGGACGATCCACATCTCGCGCCTGGGGGCGCAGTTCTGGCAGGCCTGCGACCCGAGTTTCGCCTAGCCGGATGGGGGCCTTCCTCAGCGGCATCGTCGCCGACTTCGCGCAGCACTGGCCCCTTTACGTCTCGATCCCGATCGTCGCCGCGCTGATCGGCTACGGGACCAAGCTCGTCGCGATCCGGATGATGTTCCAGCCGGTGGAGTTCCTCGGCGTCAAGCCGTTCTTCGGCTGGCAGGGCATCGTGCCCAAGCGCGCGGCCCGGATGGCGAGCATCGCCTGCGACACGATGACCGAGCAGCTGATCGAGCCGGCCGAGGTCGTCGCCAGGCTCGACGCTTCCCGGATCGCCCAGGAAATCGAGAAACCGCTGCTCGCGGGCGTCGAGGACATCGTCCGCGAGGTGGCCGGGCACTACCAGCCGGGCCTGTGGGAGTCGCTGCCGGTGCGGGTGCAGCAGCTGGTCATCGAGCGCGTCCAGCACGAGTCGCCGCGGATGGTCGCGGCCGTGCTCGACCTGATCAAGTCCGATGTGGACAGTGTGTTCGACCTCAAGGGCATGGTGGTCACCAGCCTGGTCAAGGACAAGCGGCTGCTGAACCGCATCTTCCAGGAGGCGGGTGCCAAGGAGTTCAAGTTCATCGCGCGGTCGGGTCTCGTGTTCGGCGGGGCGATCGGCGTGATCCAGATGGTGGCCTGGATCCTGTTCAAGTTCCCGCTCATCATGCCGCTGTTCGGTCTGTTCACGGGCTGGTTCACCGACTGGCTGGCGCTGCGGATGATCTTCTACCCGATCGAGCCGCGACGTTATTTCGGCGTGCAGTGGCAGGGTCTGTTCCTCAAGCGCCGCGCGGAGGTCGCGGAGGCGTACGGGTCGTTGATCGCCAAGGAGATCATCACCCCGCACAACGTCATCGAGGCGATCCTGCACGGACCGCTGTCCGACCGCGTGCTGGCGCTGATCCAGCGTCAGCTCGACCTCGAGCTGGGCCGCCGGGTCAGCGTCGCGAAGCCGTTGCTGGTGTTCGCGGTGGGCAGCCGGAAGTACCAGGACATGAAGCTGGCGATCGCCGAGCAGATCATGAACCGCCTCCCGGAGACGATGCGCTACATCGAGGACTACGCGACCGACGCGATGGACATCCGCAACGTGCTGGTGTCCAAGATGAAGCAGCTGTCCCCGCACGAGTTCGAGCGCCTGCTGCGCCCGGCTTTCGAGCAGGACGAATGGATCCTGATCGCGACGGGCGCGGTGCTGGGCTTCGCGGTCGGTGAAGGACAGGTCCTGTTGCTGGAGCACCTGGCTGCCTGAGTCCGGGCGGGCGAGCAAGTCCACCCGAAAGGCCGTACGCCCGTACGTATCCAGCCGCTCGCCGCGCGCCTCTACTGTGCGTCAGGGATGACGACGGGCGGGGGAGCCCATGGCCGACACGACAGCACCCGGGACCGCCGACGCACTGCCCCGGCAGGAGATCCGGCTCGCGATGACCATGGTCGGCGGCGCCAGCCTCGCCGTCTGGATGGGCGGCATCGCGACCGAGACGTCGCAGCTGCTGCGTGAGTCACGGGGCAGCGCACCCGCCGGCAGCTACCGCGCGCTGACCGAGCTGCTCCGGGCGGACGTCTCCGTCGACGTCCTGACGGGGACGAGCGCCGGGGGCATCAACGCCGCCTGCCTCGGGCTCGCGGAGGCGTTCGACTCCACCCCGGAAGTCCTGCGCGACACCTGGATCTCCACCGGCTCGCTGGACAACCTGACCCGCGACCCCGCCGAGCCCGAGCCGCGGTCGCTGCTCGACGGCGACCGCGTCCTGCTCGGCGGGATCCGGGACGCGCTCGCGCGGATCGTGCGGGCCGGGCGGCTGCCGGCGGCGGACGCGCCCGACCTCACCGTGCTGCTCACCGGGACCATGATCGACGGCGAGAGCACGCGCTACGAGGACGCGCTGGGCAACCTGGTCCGGGACACCGAGCACCGCATGCTCTTCCGGTTCCACGGTGACCAGTGGCGGTCGGCGAAGGTGATCGGGCCGCTCGCCCTCGCGGCCCGGTCCACCGCGTCCTACCCCGGCGCGTTCGAGCTGTCGCGGGTGCCGATCGGCGCCGGGCAGGCGGACGACGAGCACCCCGACATGAGCGCGTACACCGCGATCGGCCGCACCCACTGGGTGACCGACGGCGGGGTGCTGCTCAACAAGCCGCTTCGCCCGGCCCTGCAGGAGATCTTCGCCCGGCCCGCCGCGTCCGACGTCCGGCGGCTGCTGTTGTAC of the Amycolatopsis sp. NBC_01488 genome contains:
- a CDS encoding Abi-alpha family protein, translating into MNAERPNGRGTGDEVADLARRAGQLAGWAARTGFALGRKLPGVETAERGVRQVERQLLAELRRRLDEVDDPYHAALTAASAMNRPVVPGKVEASVTLVPARDNHAEPLRAAMAELLNHSIGFGRERAREYFYAIILRQLTPDEARILSALSDGSPFPAVDVVERTGLGGAGRVALRNASTVGKAAGVSLPDQVPGYVTRLIGLGLVDLDEEVPSLETQYEILLTDETVRDAEKHVKRAKYVRRTIHISRLGAQFWQACDPSFA
- a CDS encoding DUF445 domain-containing protein, which gives rise to MGAFLSGIVADFAQHWPLYVSIPIVAALIGYGTKLVAIRMMFQPVEFLGVKPFFGWQGIVPKRAARMASIACDTMTEQLIEPAEVVARLDASRIAQEIEKPLLAGVEDIVREVAGHYQPGLWESLPVRVQQLVIERVQHESPRMVAAVLDLIKSDVDSVFDLKGMVVTSLVKDKRLLNRIFQEAGAKEFKFIARSGLVFGGAIGVIQMVAWILFKFPLIMPLFGLFTGWFTDWLALRMIFYPIEPRRYFGVQWQGLFLKRRAEVAEAYGSLIAKEIITPHNVIEAILHGPLSDRVLALIQRQLDLELGRRVSVAKPLLVFAVGSRKYQDMKLAIAEQIMNRLPETMRYIEDYATDAMDIRNVLVSKMKQLSPHEFERLLRPAFEQDEWILIATGAVLGFAVGEGQVLLLEHLAA